DNA from Prionailurus bengalensis isolate Pbe53 chromosome X, Fcat_Pben_1.1_paternal_pri, whole genome shotgun sequence:
TCTATAGGTGCTATCCACATAAGTGGGGGTGGTTAATAGCAAGAATCACTGGAATGTTTCTAGTAAATCAAGAGGGACAAGCTCCCCAAATACAAACAAATGTTGatatagaagtaaaaatatatacaatacagtCACTTGTTTGTAGTTTGGcacaatgttttcctttttttttcccttgggtaaatagtGCATAAACTACTTGTGCAACTGTATGACTTTTTGAAGTCTTTTACATAGAACATCAGATTAAAGTTTGCTTCCAAATACTTATTCCCACACTTCAAAAATCTCTTCTTTAAGCACTTACATGTCAACATACATACCACAAggcatattttgaaagaaataaaacacaaacatcaAATGTCTTTCTGGAAAATGTGAGTTTCTTCTTCAAACACAGGTAAAACCCAAAATGCTGTTTCTGCTTTTAGGAGATTGTAGTCGGAATCCCTGCAGAAAAACCAAACAATTTATGCCACCTTAGTTAGCTTTAGTGTATGTCCCACAAAGGGATCATACCATCTAAATTTGTTTACATCATACTAAATACTGTATAATgcagagatagatagatacaaataGCAGGGGGCACTAGAAAGCACTCCTAATTGCCACACAATGAGACtgtttttcccccccaaattatGCTCTTTTTGCTTAAATAATCTTGACCTTTTGTCTATATGACTTTTTGATTCTGTtgttcaaaactttttttttttactgcaaagCCCTTCCCTTCCAAAATCACTCAAGAGCATATTTTAGTTCTATTTTCTCAATTAGTAAAAACCAATGCAGAATAGCAGAAAAAGTAGACTTGTTAGAGTTTATCCCTAGCTAAGCCACAACAAAATTGCCCAATCTTTTGTGTGGCTTAAAGGTATAGGGATTTTCATGcacgtttttctttttaatttgaaaaagaagggAATGTGACAGTTTCTTTCATGCAAACTTTTGCtttcaagagggaaaaaatgagggACTGTGGGCTTAGCAGGTAGTAGGAAAGCTAAGGGTACATCATCTCAGCCATTTTGGTGCAGTATTACCTcagtttttcaaaagaagctgTCCCAGCCTCATCCTTGTGGACCTGTTCTCGCTCCACGCACTTTCCCTTACACTTCTCATCTCTCAGGGCCTTGGAGCTGGATTTGTGACGATATAACTTTTTGTGTGTCGGTCCATTATTGCCTAAAGTGCTCAGGTTATTACACTTTTTATCAAAGAAGGCAGAGCGAGAGTCCTCATAACCATGCATGTTTGCACGACCAGGATCACCTATTGTTGCTTTCCCATTGCTTTTAGTCACACCCTTGATGGACCTGTGATTCTTAGTGCCTCCTGGGGACCCACTGTTGACCTTTTTCTTAGATTCCTGTGGTGTCCCAGCCAATATTTTaagggtttttaattttagactaTTGGACTCAGGGGAGTAGAATATGTTGGGGTCTCCATGGTGTTCCATGGGTTCCCAAAGGGGCTCTATGGAGGCCATCATGAACCTCTGCACATCTGCCATACCAGAGGCAATGTTAGACAAGATATAGGAAGGCTCTTGAAATTCCCGTTGGTCATCATCAAGGAGGCTATTGGTGTTCGTGCTCATGTTCATGTCGCTCCATCCTGGGTTACTCTCCTTCCCCAGAGCCCAATCTCCAGAAAGTCCCTTTTGAGTTGGCATCTTCATAGAGGCCACAGGGCCACCGTGTTGGATACATTCGGTCAATGTCTTTCCTGTGGAGGATATGTTGTTGATTTGGCCTCCTCCACGGCCAATGCCaacttgcattttctctccattGATTGCAGCCatgtatttccctttctttgttgACTTAGGGGCCTGGCGGGAGGTTTTGCCAGGTGGCTTTTCAATTCCTTTGTTGTTGGCTTTGAGAGATTTTTTCCTGGTGTTTTTCTGAGAAGAGCTTTGGTTCAGAGCCCCACTCTTGCTGGGTgaacttttctttcttgattttgacACTTTGTTGTTAGTACTCATTTGACCAGATGGATCATTAAATGTTGATAAGCAAGGGGTTTTTTGGAGAAGACTGACAGAATCCTCATCATTGAACATATGGAACTGAAACTGATGGTTATTTAAAGTAAATCCATCATCCACTTGGACCTGCTGTGAAAGGGTACTGCAGTCCCACTTGATTTTCTCCATGTTGCCCAATGGTCCTGGGACACCCTCTTGAAACCCCTTCAGTGTTCCTAGTGTCTTAATACTCTCACATCTGGTAATTTGAGGGGAAAGACTGGGGGTGTCAGGTGGGGACACTTCTGAGAGAGAAGAGTGGCGGAATTTGTCAGGAGTGAAGTTGGAGATATCCAGGAGGTCAGTGGACTCCTTTAATGGTGTTATCTCATCAATGCTCTGCTGGATAACCAGCTTGGGGCTGCAATGGGCCAGGAAGTCATCAGTaatatcatcatcaccatcctttTCACAGGACTTCAAGCTTAAGGAACAATAATTGCTTGAGTTGACAGAGAGTTGGGCCATTGAATCAAAGCTAAAGAGCCGATCATCATCCATATTGGCTGGGCCCTGCTGGAAAGGAAAGCATATCTCTCCATTATTAAAGTGACATAATTGATAAGAGTCATCAGATGGGAGCTGAGTGTCTTGTACAGAGGCATATAGGACCTTGTTGCAATTACTGCCACCACTACTGAGGCAGATTCGATTGTATGTTGTAGATGTGAGGTTATTTTccatggagactacttgggagACTCCAAATTCATTAGATTGTGTTGGAGCTATCTCCCTTGAGACTTCAGCCATGAATTCCTGGGGGCCAGAAGTAGGTTTGTTGGGCCACACATTTCCATAGTTGTTTGATTCCATTTTGAAGTTTTGGGATGACTGCTGTAGCTCAGACTCAGAGGGTGAGGAAAGCACACAGTCCTGGGCAGGCTGAAGAGgcacaaatgatttttctgtttgagTGAGGCTGCTTTCATTTTGCTCTGGAGAATGGTGAGCAAAGTATGATATACCAGTATTATTTGACAAGTCAGAAGCATCTAACAATGTCTGCAGATACCCTCCAGGGATAACAGGTATACTGGTGGCAACATTAGCAGATGATAGAGGCATTTCAGAAGAGCAGGTGGTTGGTAAGAAAGTAGAATTCTTGGCAACCTTTGCCTCATGAAATTCAGATAGATGAGAACTGTTTGAAGTCCCAGGAATAGCTTCATTCTTTAAATTAGGTGTAGATGATTGATCTTCCAAAAGAGGGCTCATTTGAACAACTGACTTGCTTTCTTgaccagctttgattttcttggaTTTTAACCTGGCTTcacttttaaatttgattttgttgAGCACTTTCCTCTCTGGCCCCTTAAATCCTGCATCTTGGGCTTTGACTTTCACTGAGTCAGGGCCTGTAATGTCATTTAGATGTGATCCATTTGCACAGCTGGGGACAGCCAGAGGTGCTGACTTTAGTGTACCTTTCATGGCTCCATCTTCTTTACGAGTACAAGCTTGCCTCTGATCACTGCAGAATGAAATTTGCTTACCACTTGCTGAAGTTTCCACAGATGGGATTCTTTGAATCCTGTGCCTGTTGCCAAGTTTAGATTTTCGTTTGCGAGCAGGTGGCAGGAATGACACCTCAAAGCTACCTGgttcaaagttttgtttttggcaTAAGGGTGTCTTGTTGGAGTCAATGTTgctatttctctgttttttcttcttttgccagaAGCCCTTCAAGGGGGCAAGCTTGGCATATTTGTTGAGCTGATTTTCACTCAAATTCACTGTTGTCTCACTGGAATCTACCCTACCCAACTTCACCAGCATGTTCTTCTCACCTTTAAAGCGATTGATgatgatatatttgataataaCAGGGGGCTCCTTACGggttacttttcttctctttttgggaCACCATTCATCATCATCTTCCTCTTTGGAACCACCTGGCAACCATTCCTTCCTCTCATTTACTTTTTCACCCTCTAGTGAGTCAACGTCATATAGATAATCTTCACTGTACCTGACTTTTCTCTTGGCTCGTAGACCATAGTTCTGCTGGGAGGAGGAGTTGCCAGAATTAGTGTCCCGAGCCATATAGCGGCTACAGTCCTTGATCTCCCCCATGGCATCATAAGAGACCTCAATGAAGGAACTGTCATCACTGAAATTCCCTGATGCCTCCAAGGAATTAGCAAGatgaccctgctttggattcttaaATTGCCCTACTTCAGTCCCACTGCATGGTTTATTTAAGGCAAATTTTTCTCCATtatccttttcatcttttttctctacACCCTTGTCTTCCTGTCcctcttctttgcctttcttcttgTCCAAGTTTTTATCCTCCTCCCCCCAGATGATGTTCACATCAGGAACCTTGAATTGGGAAAGATCGCTGTTCTGCTTCAAAACCCCACTCTTAGACTCTCGTTTGGGGCAAGTAGTAAAGACACTGGGAAAAAAGTTGAATTGGGCATCCTCCTGCATTAGAAGGGTGGTCTTGTCTCGAACATTGTCCTGGAAGGACTCATATCGAATTTTCAAGGAACAGACATCACTGCCCAGTGTTGACTCATCATCATCGAACATGTAGTTATCCACATCTTCTTCCGAGAATAAGTTGACGGACAGCTCATTTTTGGAACAGAGGTCAAGCAGTTCAATCTTACTCTCACTAATGAAAGTCTCAAAGTAACCCCAATCTTGATTGGAATTTGCCAGCAAAGCCTCTTCTGTATTACACTTGTCTAACAGTAATGCCTCATAATAACTTTTCTGAGCTGGATCCTCCAAGTCGATGTCAGATTTCTCAGCTTCTCGTTTTTCCCCTGCCCTTGATTTGTGCAGGGGGAAGCCTAGGAGCTGGTCTGAAAGCAGCTGCTCTCCATATTTCATGCTTTCTCCAGCATTAATACACTGAATCCCTATATCAGAGACTGCACAGGTTTCATAATCCTTATTTAGATCACCAACTTTCAGACTGATCCCTGGCTCAGGATCTACTGCATCCTTTGATTCCATGAAGCAGCCCAAACAAGTCCGACTTGGCTGCATGAGGCAGTCCCCATTCAGAGCTGACATGCCTGCAGGCTCCATTATGGCAAATGGAGCTTTCTCACATTCACTGGGCAGTGACCATGTATGCAGGCCTTTTGTAACACCAGATGTAAGGGAGATGGCATTCACAGAAGCACTATTAGCAGCATGCTCAGGTGCTTCAATTAGGCCCAAAGGAGATGGGGGGCTCTGCATACAGGGTTTCTtagaaggcagaggcaggagaccCCTGGGATACATTAGGGTCTCTTTTTGAACCACTGGTATAGGCTGGATTGGTGCAGCAGCTTCTAGAGCTGCAAATGACTTCATTGCCACATCTTGGTCCTCTGaatctggagaaaagggaaagaaatgacagaaataaagtTAAAGGTCTTAGACCACTACTCATTAGACCACTCTTTCCCTAGATCAGTTTCTGGTACTTGATCTTATATAAACTAAGGTTCAGCTTCTCTAGCTTTAGAACTAGAAACTACAAAGTTAAAGAACAACGCTGATTTTATATTGAACATTCATGAAAgtgaaaaatagtatttctttagATTCAGCTTTTTCTTTAGACACAGAGATGTCTCTCTCAGAAACTGGGAAATAATTGGACTGCTTGATCAATTGGAAAGTTAAGGCTTCCAGGGTGGGAAAATGCTCAGATGGGATATTTATGGTTTCAATCTATAAAGCTTAGTCCTATCAATCAGACCTCTGTTCTAGCAGCTCCTCTGAATCTAGATGTTCCAAGCCTAATTCACTAGGAATTTTGAGGAATTTATTCATCTGACAGAGATGGTTTGCAAGAGCACAGTGGTTGGATTAAATAGCTCTTGGAGACCCTTCTAGCCCAGTTAGAAATCTGGTGGAATAAAATTTAGGATTAATATCAATCTCAAAGGCACCCTAGACTTAACCTGCTCCAATTTTGTAGATGCTAAAAATCTATTTGGTGTAGTAACACCAAAGGACCGCTAGGAGAGGTAGTATATACTATAATTAAATTCTCTTACCATTTTCTTTGACCCCATTAATCAGAGCGTTTTCTCCATTGGCTGAGGCAACAACAGCCTTATCTTGTTGGTTATCCATGAATGTAACctcttattttttcattccaaGTCCAAATGCTGTCCAACCTgcacatttcaaatatataatgttagtcattaaatatattttttctctgttttaaggTTATTTCAGCTAGAGAGATCTTAAAAGGCTCACTGTAATTTATCTGTTTCCAGACTGGCTTCATCAccactgttgttttttgtttcatagtTTATACCCTAGATCCTTCTATCCCCTGTAGGCCACCATACTATTTATAatagaaatctgaagcaggcagacTTATGCCTTCTTCCagataggaatatatttaacctaATCATGGCCATACAGTTAGAAAGGATGCAAAGTAGAGTCCAGAGTAACACGAGAGAAGGAATGTATGCATGTAAAgtttggctttatttttgtttgcctcATTTCCACCTCAGAAGATCTAAAGCTCTTCAAAAACAAGGCaattcatacatacacacacatatatatcacactcagattttctctctctctgccttaaaaTTTGACTGCTAAGGATGGAAAAAGGTAAAGAAttcttttcttggtttctaaACTTTCATGATCTTAACTCTGTTAATGACAAATATTCCTCAAAGCCCAGcaggattttaaaatgttactacaAAGAAGAgcttaaatttctgaaaactcCCTACATCATCTATTTTAGGGCATAGAATACATATCTATAGTCCCTTATCTCCTGCCCGCCTACTTGGGTGGTAGGTATATGCAAAACAGTAGAAGACAAGGCCATCTGAGATGGAGTTATCTACCATATGCTATCAGAAAATCTATAAATCCTTTTTTCACAACCCCCCTTTTCCTAGACCTTCTTCTCAGCCAAGTATCCATCCCTTTATTAAAAAGCACAGACTGCTGATGGCCAAGCAGCTATTACAAAAATCTCAAGTGTATATTCATTTATCCTACTACATGGATATACTATAAAAGGTAGGACAAGCATTGAGGGAACAAGAAGCAGTAAGCAGAGTTTTACATGATTCAGTCTCTATACTATTTTACctattatctgtaaaataagaagtCCGTATTAGGCAATcatctagttttaaaaatgttagatgGCCCTGAGTTTCCCCTAACATTTATATATCAGAATTGCCTAACTTTCTACTTACACAAGGCCTGATTTGAGAGTAGCCAATAAACCACAGGtgccagagaaaaaagaaagatatgctTACTTGTTGTATTTACACAAAAAGAAGGGCTGGAGATTTCTA
Protein-coding regions in this window:
- the NEXMIF gene encoding neurite extension and migration factor → MDNQQDKAVVASANGENALINGVKENDSEDQDVAMKSFAALEAAAPIQPIPVVQKETLMYPRGLLPLPSKKPCMQSPPSPLGLIEAPEHAANSASVNAISLTSGVTKGLHTWSLPSECEKAPFAIMEPAGMSALNGDCLMQPSRTCLGCFMESKDAVDPEPGISLKVGDLNKDYETCAVSDIGIQCINAGESMKYGEQLLSDQLLGFPLHKSRAGEKREAEKSDIDLEDPAQKSYYEALLLDKCNTEEALLANSNQDWGYFETFISESKIELLDLCSKNELSVNLFSEEDVDNYMFDDDESTLGSDVCSLKIRYESFQDNVRDKTTLLMQEDAQFNFFPSVFTTCPKRESKSGVLKQNSDLSQFKVPDVNIIWGEEDKNLDKKKGKEEGQEDKGVEKKDEKDNGEKFALNKPCSGTEVGQFKNPKQGHLANSLEASGNFSDDSSFIEVSYDAMGEIKDCSRYMARDTNSGNSSSQQNYGLRAKRKVRYSEDYLYDVDSLEGEKVNERKEWLPGGSKEEDDDEWCPKKRRKVTRKEPPVIIKYIIINRFKGEKNMLVKLGRVDSSETTVNLSENQLNKYAKLAPLKGFWQKKKKQRNSNIDSNKTPLCQKQNFEPGSFEVSFLPPARKRKSKLGNRHRIQRIPSVETSASGKQISFCSDQRQACTRKEDGAMKGTLKSAPLAVPSCANGSHLNDITGPDSVKVKAQDAGFKGPERKVLNKIKFKSEARLKSKKIKAGQESKSVVQMSPLLEDQSSTPNLKNEAIPGTSNSSHLSEFHEAKVAKNSTFLPTTCSSEMPLSSANVATSIPVIPGGYLQTLLDASDLSNNTGISYFAHHSPEQNESSLTQTEKSFVPLQPAQDCVLSSPSESELQQSSQNFKMESNNYGNVWPNKPTSGPQEFMAEVSREIAPTQSNEFGVSQVVSMENNLTSTTYNRICLSSGGSNCNKVLYASVQDTQLPSDDSYQLCHFNNGEICFPFQQGPANMDDDRLFSFDSMAQLSVNSSNYCSLSLKSCEKDGDDDITDDFLAHCSPKLVIQQSIDEITPLKESTDLLDISNFTPDKFRHSSLSEVSPPDTPSLSPQITRCESIKTLGTLKGFQEGVPGPLGNMEKIKWDCSTLSQQVQVDDGFTLNNHQFQFHMFNDEDSVSLLQKTPCLSTFNDPSGQMSTNNKVSKSRKKSSPSKSGALNQSSSQKNTRKKSLKANNKGIEKPPGKTSRQAPKSTKKGKYMAAINGEKMQVGIGRGGGQINNISSTGKTLTECIQHGGPVASMKMPTQKGLSGDWALGKESNPGWSDMNMSTNTNSLLDDDQREFQEPSYILSNIASGMADVQRFMMASIEPLWEPMEHHGDPNIFYSPESNSLKLKTLKILAGTPQESKKKVNSGSPGGTKNHRSIKGVTKSNGKATIGDPGRANMHGYEDSRSAFFDKKCNNLSTLGNNGPTHKKLYRHKSSSKALRDEKCKGKCVEREQVHKDEAGTASFEKLRDSDYNLLKAETAFWVLPVFEEETHIFQKDI